The genomic region GCGCGCCTTCCACACCGGCGCGCGCTTCTCGGCGAAGGCCTTCGGCCCCTCGCGCGAATCCTCGCTGGTGAAGACGATCTTCGCCTCGGCGCGGTTCTGCGCCCATGCCGCCTCGTCGCGCGCCACCTTGCCGTCGACGATTCCCAGCGCCATCCGCTTCGACGCCTGCACCGAAAGCGGGGCGTTGACCGTGATCCGCGCCGCCAGCGCGAAGGCGGTGTCGAGCAGCGCCTCGCGCGGGGCGATCGCGTTGACGAGGCCGAGTTCCAGCGCGCGCTGAGCGGTAATCGGGTCGCCCGTCAGGATCATCTCCATCGCGATCTTCTTCGGCAATTGCTCGGGCAGGCGGAACACGCCGCCGGCCGCCGCGAACAGCCCGCGCTTCGGTTCGGGCAGGCCGAATTGCGCGCTGTCCACCGCCACCGCCAGGTCGCAGGCGAGCGTGATCTCCAGCCCGCCGCCCAGCGCCGTGCCGTTGACGCAGGTGATCACCGGCTTGGAGATGGCGTGGCTGACGATGCCGGCGAAACCCCACGCCTGCTTGGCCTTGTCGTCCGGCGTCAGGCTCTCACCGCGCGACAGCGCCACGAGGTCCGCCCCGGCGCAGAACGACTTGTCGCCCGCGCCGGTGACGATGACGCAGCGGATCTCGGGGTCCGCGTCCGCCGCCTCCAGCGCGTCGCCGACGCCTTCGTGGACGAAGCGGTTGACCGCGTTGCGCGCCTCCGGGCGGTTGATCGTGACCAGCATCACGTTGCCGCGCGTCTCGACCGTCACCGCGTCATTACCAAGTTGAGTCATGATCCGTTCCTTCAAGCTGCCTGTTCGATGATCCTGTCGGCGAGGAGCGCGGCGACGGCCGCCGGGTCCAGCCCCAGCCAGTCCGCGACGACCGCCGCACTGTCCTCGCCGATGCGCGGTGCCGGGCGTTGGTCCGGGTCCGGCAGGCGCTCCGAGCGCGTCGCGCGTCCCTCGACGATGAAAGGCGCGGCGATCAGCGGATGCGTCGCCGCGCGGAAGGTGCCGAGCGCGTGATATTGCGGACTGTCCGGCATGTCGGTGACACGCATCATCATCCCCGCCGGCACGCCCGCCGCCTGGAGCAGCGCCATCGCTTCCTCCGGCGAGTGGCGCGCCGCCCATTGCTCCGCCGCCGCGCGTCCCTCCCCGGCGATTCCGGCCAGCGCGGCGCGATCGGCGGCGTCGCGGATCGTCACGACGCAATATTCGTCGTCGCCGGCGCAGGGCAGCAGCCAGTCCTCGGCCGCCTCCCCCGGCTCCGGCGCCAGCCCCGCCGCTTCGGCGCCGAGCGCGGCGATCTCCGCGCCCTTCTGCGCCAGCATCACCTCGGCCTGGCTGACGCTGGCGCCGCCGCCGCGCCCGGTGCGCATCCGGCGGATCAGCAGCGCGGCGGCCGCGCACGCCC from Sphingomonas sp. CL5.1 harbors:
- a CDS encoding enoyl-CoA hydratase-related protein yields the protein MTQLGNDAVTVETRGNVMLVTINRPEARNAVNRFVHEGVGDALEAADADPEIRCVIVTGAGDKSFCAGADLVALSRGESLTPDDKAKQAWGFAGIVSHAISKPVITCVNGTALGGGLEITLACDLAVAVDSAQFGLPEPKRGLFAAAGGVFRLPEQLPKKIAMEMILTGDPITAQRALELGLVNAIAPREALLDTAFALAARITVNAPLSVQASKRMALGIVDGKVARDEAAWAQNRAEAKIVFTSEDSREGPKAFAEKRAPVWKAR